The following are encoded together in the Anaerolineae bacterium genome:
- a CDS encoding response regulator, whose amino-acid sequence MSDVILVVEDERDIRELIAFTLRFGGLNVEEANDGESGIAKARALQPRLILMDVRMPRMTGFEACEKLKTYPETRDIPIVFLSAKGQAAEIQRGMELGAVAYILKPFAPDELLQQVKDLLAKLGSPAA is encoded by the coding sequence ATGAGCGACGTGATTCTGGTGGTCGAGGACGAACGGGACATCCGCGAGCTGATCGCCTTCACCCTGCGCTTCGGCGGGCTGAACGTCGAGGAGGCCAACGATGGGGAAAGCGGCATCGCCAAAGCGCGCGCCCTCCAACCGCGCCTCATCCTGATGGATGTGCGCATGCCCCGCATGACGGGCTTCGAGGCCTGCGAGAAGCTCAAGACGTATCCGGAGACGCGGGATATCCCCATCGTGTTTCTCTCGGCCAAGGGGCAGGCCGCCGAGATCCAGCGGGGGATGGAGCTGGGGGCGGTGGCTTATATCCTGAAGCCTTTCGCGCCGGATGAACTGCTCCAACAGGTCAAGGATTTGCTGGCGAAACTGGGTTCGCCGGCCGCATAA
- a CDS encoding alpha/beta hydrolase, with translation MSAIVIDGKLVHYEAVGRGKPVVFLHGWLGSWRYWMHTMEELSSRCRCYAFDFWGFGDTERRPPYSDLNDFVMQLDAFLEDMGIWRFSLIAHGLGAVVGARFAGLFPQRIERFMAVSLPIAPAMLNRKALVSGGKGLFGLFGYRWNEYPELAGELAKTDPQVVEQTLDALEDVDIPAALSLLDMPVLLVYGRKDPMVKPLDESLIHPERYNTRVIHFDVARHFPMLEERSKFIRLMKDFFEAGDDLRSLELKQEWRRRTR, from the coding sequence ATGAGCGCAATCGTCATAGACGGCAAACTCGTACATTACGAGGCGGTGGGACGCGGCAAGCCGGTCGTCTTTCTGCACGGCTGGCTCGGCTCATGGCGCTATTGGATGCACACCATGGAGGAGCTGTCCAGCCGCTGTCGCTGTTACGCCTTCGACTTCTGGGGGTTCGGGGATACGGAGCGCCGGCCGCCCTACTCCGACCTCAACGATTTCGTGATGCAGTTGGACGCCTTCCTGGAGGACATGGGTATCTGGCGCTTCAGCCTCATCGCGCACGGGCTGGGGGCCGTGGTGGGGGCGCGCTTCGCCGGCCTTTTTCCACAGCGCATCGAACGCTTCATGGCGGTCAGCCTCCCCATCGCGCCGGCCATGCTCAACCGCAAGGCGCTGGTCAGCGGCGGCAAAGGCCTGTTCGGCCTATTCGGATACCGCTGGAACGAGTACCCGGAGCTGGCCGGCGAGCTGGCCAAGACCGACCCACAGGTCGTCGAGCAAACCCTGGATGCGCTGGAGGACGTGGACATCCCGGCCGCCCTTTCCCTGCTCGATATGCCGGTGCTCCTGGTCTACGGCCGCAAAGACCCCATGGTCAAGCCGCTGGACGAATCGCTGATCCATCCGGAGCGCTATAACACGCGGGTGATCCACTTTGATGTGGCGCGCCACTTCCCCATGCTGGAGGAGCGCAGTAAGTTCATCCGCCTGATGAAAGATTTCTTCGAGGCCGGCGA
- a CDS encoding GAF domain-containing protein codes for MIRQKAGAQTPAEAELRQRIIQLEAIQRISQELSTTLDLQHLMDKVLEEAVLTLGARRGCILLKDSAGTSYQLLAHAGWEEEALPALAQELPHHPAVAPALHTGHPHTGEDADGTGILAVPIEYTGQVVGVLLLERAVPPLFAESEVEFGRMLAAQASIAVGSAWRYEELVRQREALRRRAEQLSHLFHIAQEARSDRPLEELLEDAAYAIQESVGFNIVMFSVTAGDPPALERVAAAGLPLQVFEELKKVRQPLAKILSLLKEEYRIGDQSYFFPHQRFHEWGAELHVYTSPRAGLPTVEGEWHPDDMLLVPLWGKNQQLLGILSVDDPRDRRLPDPATIEALETFAGQAAIAIENRRLFELERRRAEAAEAMLQVGQAISSSLEPRRILQTVVDEVARLFQVDRSAVLLFDPEREFGRIAAEHYRPGEEPAPIFRVPLASDAVLSRVLEEKGVVCIEDMTVEQGTRDLGALWKVRRPRSVLVVPLIVRDEVTGVITLESLAEPRRFSPEEIQQCQLIANMAATAIENARLYDEVWAFSRQLELRVEERTRELRRERDRVQALYRIARELSSSLDLHRVMHQALKLLQEAVGATEGLILLTDERTPYLVIRAAIGRPTPIPREGQVTQLRRDQGLAGWVITQRKPTIVPDTTRDERWVHLEGTPNPPRSALAVPLQAGEDVLGALFLFHDQLDYFNDGHLTLVTAAASQVASAINNATLYRLITEQAERLGTMWRQQREEASRNEAILRSIADGVLVNDVHGRVILMNSAAERILEARAETALGQDVRNFFAAAEPEGRQRAIDSVNAMLKAGQPPQVVQTQLEIGGRIISTNIAPVLTEQGELLGLVTVLRDITREVEADRAKSEFVSTVSHELRTPMTSIKGYTDLLVMGAVGELNETQQRFLKIIQENANRLTSLINDLLDISRIETGRIELNMTPVDLGELIRSVAASMAGQAAQNGLTLEAHVDEDLPLTMADKDRLTQVLVNLVGNAILYTDAGGRVDIRARPVESAVVVEVADTGIGIPKEDLGKIFDRFYRGESERVQQCQGTGLGLAIVKSFVEMHGGRIWVESEPGRGSTFTFTLPVRDVVVKPPAQSLTSPADKGHMEGTS; via the coding sequence GTGATCCGGCAGAAAGCGGGGGCGCAGACGCCGGCGGAGGCGGAACTGCGCCAGAGAATTATCCAACTGGAGGCCATCCAGCGCATCAGCCAGGAGCTGAGCACCACGCTGGACCTTCAACACCTGATGGATAAGGTGCTGGAGGAGGCGGTGCTGACGCTGGGGGCGCGGCGCGGCTGTATCCTGCTGAAGGACTCCGCCGGCACGTCCTATCAGCTCCTGGCCCATGCCGGCTGGGAGGAGGAAGCCCTGCCGGCGCTGGCCCAGGAACTGCCCCACCATCCGGCGGTGGCGCCGGCGTTGCACACAGGCCATCCCCACACGGGAGAGGATGCGGACGGCACGGGCATCCTCGCCGTCCCGATTGAGTACACCGGACAGGTGGTGGGGGTGTTGCTCCTGGAGCGGGCGGTGCCGCCCCTCTTCGCCGAGAGCGAGGTGGAGTTCGGCAGAATGCTGGCCGCCCAGGCCTCCATTGCGGTCGGCAGTGCCTGGCGCTATGAGGAGCTGGTGCGCCAGCGCGAGGCCCTGCGCCGGCGGGCCGAACAGCTCTCCCACCTCTTCCACATCGCTCAGGAAGCCCGCAGTGACCGGCCGCTGGAAGAGCTGTTGGAGGATGCCGCCTATGCCATCCAGGAATCGGTCGGTTTCAACATCGTCATGTTCAGCGTGACTGCCGGCGACCCGCCGGCGCTGGAGCGGGTGGCCGCGGCTGGCCTGCCACTCCAGGTTTTCGAAGAGCTGAAAAAGGTGCGCCAGCCCCTGGCGAAAATCCTCTCCCTGCTGAAGGAAGAATACCGCATCGGGGACCAGTCCTATTTCTTCCCCCATCAGCGCTTTCATGAGTGGGGGGCGGAACTGCACGTGTATACCTCGCCGCGCGCCGGCCTGCCCACTGTCGAAGGGGAATGGCATCCCGACGACATGCTGTTGGTGCCGCTGTGGGGCAAGAACCAGCAGTTGCTGGGCATCCTGAGCGTGGATGACCCGCGCGACCGCCGGCTCCCCGATCCTGCCACCATCGAGGCGCTGGAGACCTTCGCCGGCCAGGCGGCCATCGCCATCGAGAACCGCCGGCTGTTCGAGCTGGAGCGCCGGCGCGCCGAGGCGGCTGAGGCCATGCTCCAGGTCGGCCAGGCCATCAGCTCCTCCCTGGAACCGCGCCGCATCCTGCAGACCGTGGTGGATGAAGTAGCGCGCCTCTTCCAGGTGGACCGCAGTGCGGTCCTGCTGTTTGACCCCGAGCGAGAGTTCGGCCGGATTGCGGCAGAGCATTACCGACCAGGCGAGGAGCCGGCCCCGATCTTCCGCGTGCCGCTGGCCAGCGATGCCGTGCTGTCCCGCGTGCTGGAAGAGAAGGGCGTGGTCTGCATAGAGGATATGACAGTCGAACAAGGGACGCGTGATCTGGGCGCGCTCTGGAAAGTGCGCCGGCCGCGCTCCGTGCTGGTGGTGCCGCTGATCGTGCGGGATGAGGTGACGGGTGTCATCACGCTGGAAAGCCTGGCGGAACCCCGGCGCTTCTCCCCGGAGGAGATTCAGCAGTGCCAGCTCATCGCCAATATGGCGGCCACGGCGATAGAGAACGCCCGGCTGTACGATGAGGTGTGGGCGTTCAGCCGGCAGTTGGAACTGCGCGTGGAGGAGCGCACCCGCGAACTGCGGAGGGAACGCGACCGCGTGCAGGCGCTCTACCGCATCGCCCGCGAGCTGAGCTCCAGCCTGGACCTGCACCGCGTCATGCATCAGGCGCTCAAGCTCCTGCAGGAAGCAGTGGGCGCCACCGAGGGGCTTATCCTGCTGACGGACGAGCGCACCCCGTACCTGGTCATCCGGGCGGCCATCGGCCGGCCGACCCCCATCCCGCGCGAGGGCCAGGTCACCCAACTGCGGCGCGACCAGGGGCTGGCCGGCTGGGTCATCACTCAGCGCAAGCCCACCATCGTGCCCGACACGACGCGCGATGAGCGCTGGGTGCATCTGGAGGGGACGCCGAACCCGCCGCGCAGCGCGCTGGCGGTCCCCCTGCAGGCCGGCGAGGATGTCCTGGGCGCGCTCTTCCTGTTCCATGACCAACTGGATTACTTCAACGACGGCCATTTGACGCTGGTGACGGCGGCGGCATCCCAGGTGGCCTCCGCCATTAACAACGCCACGCTGTACCGCCTCATCACCGAACAAGCCGAACGTCTGGGCACGATGTGGCGCCAGCAGAGGGAAGAGGCCTCGCGCAACGAGGCCATCCTGCGCTCCATCGCTGACGGCGTGCTGGTGAACGATGTGCATGGGCGGGTGATCCTGATGAACAGCGCGGCGGAGCGCATCCTGGAAGCGCGGGCCGAGACGGCGTTGGGGCAGGACGTGCGTAACTTCTTCGCCGCGGCGGAGCCGGAAGGCCGGCAGAGGGCTATCGATTCGGTGAACGCCATGCTGAAGGCCGGCCAGCCCCCGCAGGTGGTGCAGACCCAACTGGAGATCGGCGGGCGCATTATCAGCACCAACATCGCCCCGGTGCTCACCGAACAGGGCGAACTATTGGGCCTGGTCACGGTCCTGCGCGATATCACCCGCGAGGTGGAGGCCGACCGCGCCAAGAGCGAGTTCGTCTCGACGGTCTCCCACGAACTGCGCACCCCCATGACCTCCATCAAAGGGTACACCGACCTGCTGGTCATGGGCGCGGTGGGAGAGCTGAACGAGACACAACAGCGCTTCCTGAAGATCATCCAGGAGAACGCCAACCGGTTGACGTCTCTGATCAACGACCTGCTGGACATCAGCCGCATTGAGACGGGGCGCATCGAGCTGAACATGACGCCGGTGGACCTGGGTGAGCTGATCCGCTCGGTGGCCGCTTCCATGGCCGGCCAGGCGGCGCAGAACGGCCTGACCCTGGAAGCCCATGTGGATGAGGACCTGCCGCTCACCATGGCGGATAAAGACCGCCTGACCCAGGTGCTGGTGAACCTGGTCGGGAACGCGATACTGTACACGGACGCCGGCGGACGCGTGGACATCCGCGCTCGCCCGGTGGAATCCGCCGTGGTGGTGGAGGTGGCGGACACCGGCATCGGCATTCCGAAGGAAGACCTGGGCAAGATCTTCGACCGCTTTTACCGGGGCGAGTCGGAGCGCGTCCAGCAGTGCCAGGGCACTGGTCTCGGGCTGGCCATCGTGAAGTCGTTCGTGGAGATGCACGGCGGCCGCATCTGGGTGGAGAGCGAGCCGGGGCGGGGCAGTACGTTTACGTTCACCCTGCCGGTGCGCGATGTGGTGGTAAAGCCGCCGGCGCAGAGCCTGACATCCCCCGCGGACAAGGGGCACATGGAGGGGACATCATGA